The following are encoded together in the Thermomonas brevis genome:
- a CDS encoding lytic transglycosylase domain-containing protein: MKGRPVLGLLLFALSAPALAGGIYKCASGDGVTSYVSKRLPGAKCTLVRSYSARPARAAPKPAAPAAMQATALAAKEADKPAAAPSTIPAAAFAPATPAPAASAPRVVRGQVYSYVDKEGVRTYASVRPRGLPASSIRTIHYSYIEKCYACGVLPGLNFRTLRLNTAAYENEIRTAAREHGVDEAIVRAIIHAESAFNPNALSRVGAQGLMQLMPATARRFGVANAFDASQNIRGGVQYLAWLLRRFNGNLTLAAAGYNAGEGAVDKYGGVPPYSETQRYVQRVGVLAERYRGASNPVASPLRGGLSAR, translated from the coding sequence ATGAAGGGGAGGCCGGTCCTGGGGTTGCTGTTGTTCGCGCTGTCCGCGCCCGCATTGGCGGGCGGGATCTACAAGTGCGCGAGCGGCGACGGCGTGACCAGCTACGTCAGCAAGCGCCTGCCGGGCGCGAAATGCACGTTGGTGCGCAGCTACAGCGCCAGGCCCGCACGCGCCGCGCCCAAACCGGCCGCGCCGGCGGCGATGCAGGCGACGGCGCTGGCCGCGAAGGAGGCCGACAAGCCGGCCGCCGCGCCATCGACGATTCCGGCTGCCGCCTTCGCTCCGGCCACGCCCGCGCCCGCCGCCTCCGCGCCGCGGGTGGTGCGCGGGCAGGTCTACTCCTATGTCGACAAGGAAGGCGTGCGCACCTACGCCAGCGTGCGTCCGCGCGGCCTGCCGGCGTCGTCGATCCGCACCATCCACTACAGCTACATCGAGAAGTGCTACGCCTGCGGCGTCCTGCCCGGGCTGAACTTCCGCACTCTGCGGCTGAACACCGCCGCCTACGAGAACGAGATCCGCACCGCCGCGCGCGAGCACGGCGTGGACGAAGCCATCGTGCGCGCCATCATCCATGCCGAATCGGCGTTCAACCCGAACGCGCTCTCGCGGGTCGGCGCGCAGGGGCTGATGCAGCTGATGCCGGCCACCGCCCGCCGCTTCGGCGTCGCCAACGCCTTCGACGCGAGCCAGAACATCCGCGGCGGCGTGCAGTACCTGGCCTGGCTGCTGCGGCGCTTCAACGGCAATTTGACCCTGGCCGCGGCGGGCTACAACGCCGGCGAGGGCGCGGTGGACAAGTACGGCGGCGTGCCGCCCTACAGCGAAACCCAGCGCTACGTCCAGCGCGTGGGCGTGCTGGCGGAACGCTATCGCGGCGCCTCGAATCCGGTGGCGTCGCCGCTGCGGGGCGGATTGTCGGCCCGTTAA
- a CDS encoding cytochrome c1, whose translation MTKNFLTRAATFAAGLLLSTVALANEGGNLQQSGVDLNDKASLQRGAALFMNYCGGCHSLKYMRYARIGEDLGLSEDDVMANLNFSGGKIGDHVISAMTPAMGVAAFGKAPPDLSLIARVRGSDWIYTYLKSFYVDEGRPVGWNNTLFANASMPNPLWELQGVQQPVYGKKTEAGELPVEGFTVSQPGSQSPEQFDRTVRDITAFLEYVGEPAALKRQNVGVWAVLFLVFFAFVAWLLKQEYWRDVH comes from the coding sequence ATGACTAAGAACTTCCTGACCCGCGCGGCGACGTTCGCCGCCGGCCTCCTGCTCAGCACCGTGGCCCTGGCGAACGAGGGCGGCAACCTGCAGCAGTCGGGCGTCGACCTCAACGACAAGGCTTCGCTGCAGCGCGGCGCGGCCCTGTTCATGAACTACTGCGGCGGCTGCCATTCGCTGAAGTACATGCGTTACGCGCGCATCGGCGAGGACCTGGGCCTCAGCGAAGACGACGTGATGGCCAACCTCAACTTCAGCGGCGGCAAGATCGGCGACCACGTGATCTCGGCGATGACGCCGGCGATGGGCGTGGCCGCGTTCGGCAAGGCGCCGCCGGACCTGAGCCTGATCGCCCGCGTGCGCGGCAGCGACTGGATCTACACCTACCTCAAGTCCTTCTACGTGGACGAGGGCCGCCCGGTCGGCTGGAACAACACCCTGTTCGCCAACGCCTCGATGCCGAACCCGCTGTGGGAGCTGCAGGGCGTGCAGCAGCCGGTCTACGGCAAGAAGACCGAAGCCGGCGAGCTGCCGGTGGAAGGCTTCACCGTGAGCCAGCCGGGCAGCCAGAGTCCGGAACAGTTCGACCGCACCGTGCGCGACATCACCGCCTTCCTCGAATACGTCGGCGAGCCGGCGGCGCTCAAGCGCCAGAACGTCGGCGTGTGGGCGGTCCTGTTCCTCGTCTTCTTCGCCTTCGTCGCCTGGCTGCTGAAGCAGGAATACTGGCGGGACGTTCACTGA
- a CDS encoding TonB-dependent receptor family protein, which produces MLALRIRRHLLTIGIASVLAGNPVAAQTRPGTAEPVDLDRITVLGRSIATPVAPSVTDERRRLERVPGGTNLIDLHDAGRQATLRDALDYQPGIVLQEFFGGIDQPRLNVRGSGIQSNPVNRGLLLLQDGVPLNEADGSFVIGLLEQRNAAFVSARRGANALSPGATTLGGEIDFFSLNGADERGRLRLESGSDGRRGGQLAWGGAGERADWWIGASHDRYDGYRHHADGERSAVHFNTGWRAGETFSNRTWLSWTDLFFHIPNVVPKNRVQDDPRGVMGDAATPQDTLLNVYRRDPLRDTRQLRVANASEWGAADSRHRLGLWWQGTDDLFKNPTVHNVSDSDTWGAQYQWNGERGRLDYRLGASWTDGDTARDFYANNPANGSRLQRFGHYGLEASSLDLVAGLGWRVGGDVRLLAESKWSRVERNAHDLSRGIRLDQRYSHASPRLGAIWQPREDLRLFANLSRSNEVPTWWEIVSADAPPNNPAAAQAALLRLRVQTADTVEIGGGGRLGGVNWSLVAYHSRVDDELMSMVDESGSRVGTYNYAAGTTHRGVEAGLDGRLPMAIAGALEYRLAWTYSDFTFDGGQFAGNRIAGVPRNLISAELLWRHGGWRLGPNLRWLPGDTPTDHANTRAIYQDGYALLGFRLEYTASDGRWSAFVHADNLTDRRYASSYVIRDQGTLAQPGFLQGVGRNATVGLTWRF; this is translated from the coding sequence ATGCTCGCCCTCCGCATCCGCCGGCACCTGCTGACCATCGGTATCGCCTCTGTCCTTGCCGGGAATCCCGTCGCTGCGCAAACAAGGCCCGGAACCGCCGAGCCGGTCGATCTGGATCGAATCACCGTGCTCGGTCGCAGCATCGCCACCCCGGTGGCGCCCAGCGTCACCGACGAGCGCCGGCGCCTCGAGCGCGTTCCCGGCGGCACCAACCTGATCGATCTGCACGATGCCGGCCGCCAAGCCACGCTGCGCGATGCCTTGGACTATCAGCCCGGCATAGTGCTGCAGGAGTTCTTCGGCGGCATCGACCAGCCCCGGCTGAACGTCCGCGGCTCCGGAATCCAGAGCAATCCGGTCAACCGCGGCCTGTTGCTGCTGCAGGATGGCGTCCCGCTCAACGAAGCCGATGGCTCTTTCGTCATCGGCCTGCTGGAGCAGCGCAACGCGGCGTTCGTCAGCGCCCGCCGCGGCGCCAATGCGCTCAGTCCCGGCGCCACCACGCTGGGCGGCGAGATCGATTTCTTCAGCCTCAACGGCGCCGACGAGCGGGGACGCCTGCGCCTGGAAAGCGGCAGCGACGGCCGCCGTGGCGGCCAGTTGGCCTGGGGTGGCGCCGGCGAGCGCGCCGACTGGTGGATCGGCGCCAGCCACGACCGCTACGACGGTTATCGCCACCACGCCGACGGCGAACGCAGCGCGGTCCATTTCAATACCGGCTGGCGCGCTGGCGAAACCTTCAGCAATCGCACCTGGCTATCGTGGACCGACCTGTTCTTCCACATTCCCAACGTGGTGCCCAAGAACCGCGTCCAAGACGACCCGCGCGGGGTGATGGGCGATGCCGCGACGCCGCAGGACACTTTGCTCAACGTCTACCGGCGCGACCCGCTTCGCGATACCCGCCAACTGCGGGTAGCCAATGCGTCCGAATGGGGCGCCGCGGATTCCAGGCATCGTTTGGGCCTGTGGTGGCAGGGCACCGATGACCTGTTCAAGAACCCGACCGTGCACAACGTCAGCGATTCCGATACCTGGGGCGCGCAGTACCAGTGGAACGGCGAGCGTGGGCGCCTGGACTACCGGCTGGGGGCATCCTGGACCGACGGTGACACCGCGCGCGATTTTTATGCCAACAATCCGGCCAATGGCAGCCGCCTGCAGCGCTTCGGCCATTACGGGCTCGAGGCGTCCAGCCTGGACCTGGTCGCCGGGTTGGGGTGGCGGGTCGGCGGCGACGTGCGGCTGCTGGCCGAGAGCAAATGGAGCCGGGTCGAGCGCAATGCCCATGACCTGTCCCGCGGCATCCGTCTGGATCAGCGTTACAGCCATGCCAGCCCCAGGCTGGGCGCGATCTGGCAACCGCGCGAGGACCTTCGCCTATTCGCCAATCTCAGCCGCAGCAATGAAGTGCCGACCTGGTGGGAAATCGTGTCCGCGGATGCGCCGCCGAACAATCCCGCGGCCGCCCAGGCAGCGCTGCTGCGGCTGCGGGTGCAGACCGCGGACACCGTCGAAATCGGCGGCGGCGGTCGGCTGGGCGGGGTGAACTGGTCGCTGGTCGCCTACCACAGCCGGGTGGACGACGAGCTGATGTCGATGGTGGACGAATCCGGCAGCCGGGTCGGCACCTACAACTATGCCGCCGGAACCACCCATCGGGGCGTGGAGGCCGGGCTGGATGGCCGCCTGCCGATGGCGATTGCGGGCGCGCTGGAATACCGGCTGGCGTGGACGTACAGCGACTTCACCTTCGACGGCGGGCAGTTCGCCGGCAACCGCATCGCCGGCGTGCCGCGCAACCTGATCAGCGCCGAACTGCTGTGGCGGCATGGCGGATGGCGCCTGGGGCCGAACCTGCGCTGGTTGCCGGGCGACACCCCGACCGACCATGCCAACACCCGCGCCATTTACCAGGATGGCTACGCTCTGCTCGGCTTCCGCCTGGAATACACCGCCAGCGATGGCCGTTGGTCGGCGTTCGTGCATGCCGACAACCTGACCGATCGCCGCTATGCCAGCAGCTACGTGATCCGGGATCAGGGAACGCTGGCGCAGCCTGGCTTCCTGCAGGGCGTCGGTCGCAACGCGACGGTCGGCCTGACCTGGCGGTTCTGA
- a CDS encoding glutathione S-transferase N-terminal domain-containing protein: protein MAVSPRMRNALTLFSAVDDVLCHRVRLVLAAKGVTYDLIPVDPQHPPEDLIDLNPYHSVPTLVERDLVLYAASVVSEYLDERYPHPPLMPVEPLARARLRLAMLRIEHDWVPQVQAIQLGNKQQAEAGRKRLKELLAQSVPLFKAYKFFLNGEMSLADCAMAPIIWRLDALGVPLPKDGKVIEEYGNRIFRNPGFVRSLTDQEKNLRELTL, encoded by the coding sequence ATGGCTGTGAGTCCGCGCATGCGTAACGCCTTGACCCTGTTTTCCGCCGTCGACGACGTGCTCTGCCACCGGGTTCGCCTGGTGCTGGCCGCGAAAGGCGTCACCTACGACCTCATCCCCGTCGATCCGCAGCATCCGCCCGAGGATCTGATCGACCTGAACCCGTACCACTCGGTGCCCACCCTGGTCGAACGCGACCTGGTGCTGTATGCGGCGAGCGTGGTCAGCGAATACCTCGACGAGCGCTATCCGCATCCGCCGCTGATGCCGGTGGAACCGCTGGCCCGCGCCCGCCTGCGCCTGGCGATGCTGCGCATCGAGCACGACTGGGTGCCGCAGGTGCAGGCCATCCAGCTCGGCAACAAGCAGCAGGCCGAGGCCGGCCGCAAGCGCCTGAAGGAACTGCTGGCGCAGTCGGTGCCGCTGTTCAAGGCCTACAAGTTCTTCCTCAACGGCGAAATGAGCCTGGCCGACTGCGCCATGGCGCCGATCATCTGGCGCCTGGACGCGCTGGGCGTGCCGCTGCCGAAGGACGGCAAGGTGATCGAGGAATACGGCAACCGCATCTTCCGCAACCCCGGCTTCGTGCGCAGCCTGACCGACCAGGAAAAGAACCTGCGCGAGCTGACGCTCTGA
- the petA gene encoding ubiquinol-cytochrome c reductase iron-sulfur subunit, producing the protein MANEEVNTGRRRFLTATTAVVGAVGAGFAAVPFIKSWSPSARARFAGAPVTQDISELAEGQQMVINWRGQPIFVAKRSKSMLDMLPQMDALLADPKSDNIDQQPAYAKNEWRSIKPEVLVLVGVCTHLGCAPELHAEVKPEPFDPDWKGGYFCPCHKSRYDLAGRVLKAQPAPANLPVPPYHFEDDNTLVIGVDPKGAA; encoded by the coding sequence ATGGCCAACGAAGAGGTCAACACCGGTCGGCGCCGGTTCCTCACCGCGACGACCGCGGTGGTGGGAGCGGTGGGTGCCGGTTTCGCGGCGGTGCCGTTCATCAAGTCATGGAGCCCCAGTGCGCGCGCGCGTTTCGCCGGCGCGCCGGTGACCCAGGACATCAGCGAGCTGGCGGAAGGCCAGCAGATGGTCATCAACTGGCGCGGCCAGCCGATCTTCGTCGCCAAGCGCTCGAAGTCGATGCTGGACATGCTGCCGCAGATGGATGCGCTGCTGGCCGACCCCAAGTCGGACAACATCGATCAGCAGCCGGCCTACGCCAAGAACGAGTGGCGTTCGATCAAGCCCGAGGTGCTGGTGCTGGTCGGCGTCTGCACCCACCTGGGCTGCGCGCCCGAGCTGCACGCCGAGGTCAAGCCCGAGCCGTTCGATCCCGACTGGAAGGGCGGCTACTTCTGTCCCTGCCACAAGTCGCGCTACGACCTCGCCGGGCGCGTCCTCAAGGCGCAGCCCGCGCCCGCCAACCTGCCGGTGCCGCCCTACCATTTCGAGGACGACAACACCCTGGTCATCGGCGTCGACCCGAAGGGAGCCGCGTAA
- a CDS encoding DUF3301 domain-containing protein: protein MPTLLILMIVGAAGFFFFTASRAAAERAAEIGRDACEAAGVQWLDQSVHATGLRLRRMDNGWLGLERSFRFEYSEDGQDRHIGRVQLLGGKLVGFSGPSRAAQAVVRSFPQ from the coding sequence ATGCCCACCCTGCTCATCCTGATGATCGTCGGCGCCGCCGGCTTCTTCTTTTTCACCGCCTCCCGCGCAGCGGCCGAGCGCGCCGCCGAGATCGGCCGCGACGCCTGCGAGGCCGCCGGCGTGCAGTGGCTGGACCAGTCCGTGCACGCCACCGGCCTGCGCCTGCGCCGCATGGACAATGGCTGGCTTGGCTTGGAGCGCAGCTTCCGCTTCGAGTATTCCGAGGACGGACAGGACCGCCACATCGGCCGGGTCCAGCTGCTAGGCGGCAAGCTGGTGGGCTTCAGCGGCCCGAGTCGCGCCGCGCAGGCGGTGGTGCGGAGCTTTCCGCAGTAG
- a CDS encoding ClpXP protease specificity-enhancing factor — protein MGEPVLPPMTSQRPYILRALYEWIADNGMTPHVLVDARVSGVRVPAHTVKDGQVVLNIADRAVARLEMDNDALRFSARFGGVSQSVVVPMAAVIAIYARETGQGMALPADLPSETADAGADAAPSAAPETPADTDPPPRSDPPKRGSHLRIIK, from the coding sequence ATGGGTGAGCCCGTCCTGCCGCCGATGACCAGCCAGCGCCCGTACATCCTGCGCGCGCTGTACGAGTGGATCGCCGACAACGGCATGACCCCGCACGTGCTGGTGGATGCGCGCGTGTCCGGCGTGCGGGTGCCCGCGCACACCGTCAAGGACGGGCAGGTGGTGCTCAACATCGCCGATCGCGCGGTGGCCCGGCTGGAAATGGACAACGACGCGCTGCGCTTCTCCGCGCGATTCGGCGGCGTAAGCCAGTCGGTGGTGGTGCCGATGGCGGCGGTGATCGCGATCTATGCGCGCGAGACCGGGCAGGGCATGGCGCTGCCGGCGGACCTGCCGTCCGAAACCGCGGATGCCGGCGCCGATGCCGCGCCTTCGGCCGCGCCGGAAACTCCGGCCGATACCGACCCGCCGCCGCGCTCCGATCCGCCCAAGCGCGGCAGCCATCTGCGCATCATCAAGTGA
- a CDS encoding cytochrome b, whose translation MANKITQAACDAANGVMEWVNERAHGLMPFYRKHMSEYYAPKNFNIWYIFGILASVVLVNQIVTGIFLTMQFKPSAAEAFSSVEYIMRDVEWGWLIRYMHSTGASLFFIVIYLHMFRGLMYGSYRKPRELVWLLGMVIYLVLMAEAFMGYVLPWGQMSYWGAKVIISLFGAIPVIGGGLTEWIMGDFNPGDATLNRFFALHVIALPLVLLLLVTLHIFALHEVGSNNPDGVEIKKGPKGNRWSPTAPADGVPFHPYYTVKDTFFVACFLIIAAFVIFFAPTFGGLFLEHDNFTEANPLVTPSHIKPVWYFTPYYAMLRVVPSFFGIKLWGVLVMFGAIVCLFLVPWLDKSPVKSYRYRGWLSWAMLLMFVVCFCWLAKIGGGPGTDPVEAIIGRVLTFLYFAFFITMPVWSKLDKTKPVPERVTMHD comes from the coding sequence ATGGCGAACAAGATCACGCAAGCCGCCTGCGACGCCGCCAACGGCGTCATGGAGTGGGTCAACGAGCGCGCGCACGGCCTGATGCCGTTCTACCGCAAGCACATGTCGGAGTACTACGCTCCGAAGAACTTCAACATCTGGTACATCTTCGGCATCCTGGCCAGCGTGGTGCTGGTCAACCAGATCGTCACCGGCATCTTCCTGACGATGCAGTTCAAGCCGAGCGCGGCGGAAGCCTTCAGCTCGGTCGAATACATCATGCGTGACGTGGAGTGGGGCTGGCTGATCCGCTACATGCACAGCACCGGCGCGTCGCTGTTCTTCATCGTCATCTACCTGCACATGTTCCGCGGGCTGATGTACGGCAGCTACCGCAAGCCGCGCGAGCTGGTCTGGCTGCTCGGCATGGTGATCTACCTGGTGCTGATGGCCGAAGCCTTCATGGGCTACGTGCTGCCGTGGGGCCAGATGTCGTACTGGGGCGCCAAGGTGATCATCTCGCTGTTCGGCGCGATCCCGGTGATCGGCGGCGGCCTGACCGAATGGATCATGGGCGACTTCAACCCGGGCGACGCGACGCTGAACCGCTTCTTCGCCCTGCACGTCATCGCGCTGCCGCTGGTGCTGCTGCTGCTGGTGACCCTGCACATCTTCGCCCTGCACGAAGTGGGGTCCAACAACCCCGACGGCGTGGAGATCAAGAAGGGCCCGAAGGGCAACCGCTGGTCGCCCACCGCGCCGGCCGACGGCGTGCCGTTCCACCCGTACTACACGGTGAAGGACACCTTCTTCGTCGCCTGCTTCCTGATCATCGCGGCGTTCGTGATCTTCTTCGCGCCGACCTTCGGCGGGCTGTTCCTCGAGCACGACAACTTCACCGAGGCCAACCCGCTGGTGACGCCGTCGCACATCAAGCCGGTGTGGTACTTCACCCCGTACTACGCGATGCTGCGCGTGGTGCCCTCGTTCTTCGGCATCAAGCTGTGGGGCGTGCTGGTGATGTTCGGCGCGATCGTCTGCCTGTTCCTGGTGCCGTGGCTGGACAAGTCGCCGGTCAAGTCCTACCGCTACCGCGGCTGGCTGAGCTGGGCGATGCTGCTGATGTTCGTGGTCTGCTTCTGCTGGCTGGCCAAGATCGGCGGCGGCCCGGGCACCGACCCGGTCGAGGCGATCATCGGCCGCGTGCTGACCTTCCTCTATTTCGCTTTCTTCATCACCATGCCGGTCTGGTCGAAGCTCGACAAGACCAAGCCGGTGCCGGAACGGGTGACGATGCATGACTAA